A genomic stretch from Kovacikia minuta CCNUW1 includes:
- the cysW gene encoding sulfate ABC transporter permease subunit CysW, giving the protein MSSVTNVNGNAASENNSQTQPKSWIPTILIGISLAFLGLFLYIPAANVFYQAFHKGIGPFLSNLVQPNFLHAVKLTVLIALIAVPINTIFGLATAWAVARKRFPGRTLLLSIIDLPFAVSPVVAGLMIVLLYGRQGWFGGWLQAHNINIVFALPGMVLATMFVSMPFVAREVIPVLEEAGMDQEEAAYTLGANSLQTFWRVTIPNIRWGLLYGLILTNARSMGEFGAVSVVSGNIAGKTQTLPLFVEETYKQYDTEAAYAAAVLLALLAVVTLVAKEILEQKTGASRKTKAH; this is encoded by the coding sequence ATGAGTAGTGTTACGAATGTGAATGGGAATGCTGCATCAGAGAATAATTCTCAGACGCAGCCAAAGAGCTGGATTCCAACGATTTTAATTGGAATCTCGCTTGCCTTTTTAGGGTTGTTTCTTTACATTCCTGCCGCTAATGTTTTCTACCAGGCATTTCACAAGGGAATTGGACCATTCCTGTCAAACCTGGTGCAACCCAACTTTTTGCATGCGGTTAAATTGACCGTGCTAATCGCGTTGATTGCTGTGCCAATCAACACAATTTTTGGGTTGGCAACTGCCTGGGCAGTCGCTCGCAAGCGTTTCCCAGGACGGACATTGCTTCTGAGTATCATCGATTTGCCGTTTGCGGTTTCACCCGTTGTTGCAGGTTTGATGATTGTACTGCTGTATGGGCGGCAGGGCTGGTTTGGCGGTTGGCTCCAGGCGCATAACATTAATATTGTGTTTGCATTGCCGGGGATGGTGCTGGCGACCATGTTTGTCAGTATGCCTTTTGTTGCCCGCGAAGTGATTCCGGTCTTAGAGGAAGCGGGAATGGATCAGGAAGAAGCGGCTTACACCCTGGGTGCAAATAGCCTGCAAACCTTCTGGCGGGTAACCATTCCCAATATTCGCTGGGGTTTACTTTACGGGTTGATTTTGACCAACGCCCGATCGATGGGTGAATTTGGCGCGGTTTCTGTGGTGTCTGGAAATATCGCGGGTAAGACTCAAACCTTACCCCTGTTTGTCGAGGAAACCTACAAACAATACGATACGGAAGCCGCCTATGCCGCAGCCGTGCTGTTAGCGTTGTTGGCAGTGGTGACATTGGTGGCGAAGGAGATTCTGGAACAGAAAACGGGCGCAAGTCGCAAGACAAAAGCGCATTAA
- a CDS encoding sulfurtransferase encodes MNIQSLWIRLRKPGGFLALVALVAALVTIPVLSFSTLAASPRTSIQFVSSDWVAANSKDPNLRILDVRSAPLEYIAGHVPGAVNIADPVFRGPNGFLPVQYWDNAKLGSTFEKSGVTNTSKVLVYSDGRDVLGATMVAYLLERSGVQEIAILDGGYTGYKASGQPTKEFPRYKPGKFVVRDNPSIRVSLAEIRQLIGKPGVVFIDPRPGDLFRGEKDIWVRNGHIPGARNIPWPTFTEADNPQEALKNPHKLKPLDDIKKLLADKRIKPSDDIIVTCSTGREATLQYIVLKHLLGYPKVRVYEGSWTEYSTTDLPVATGPEKA; translated from the coding sequence GTGAACATTCAATCACTATGGATAAGGTTGAGAAAACCGGGAGGTTTTCTGGCTTTGGTGGCTTTGGTCGCTGCTCTGGTTACAATTCCAGTTCTATCATTCTCTACTCTGGCTGCCAGTCCTCGCACCAGTATCCAGTTTGTGTCGTCTGACTGGGTTGCAGCCAATTCAAAAGACCCTAATCTACGCATTCTTGATGTCCGCAGCGCCCCGTTGGAATATATTGCTGGACACGTTCCGGGTGCAGTGAATATTGCAGATCCAGTCTTTCGAGGCCCGAATGGATTCCTGCCTGTTCAATACTGGGACAACGCTAAGTTGGGCAGTACGTTTGAGAAATCTGGTGTGACAAATACCAGCAAAGTTCTGGTCTATTCTGATGGGCGAGATGTATTGGGCGCGACGATGGTTGCCTATTTGTTGGAGCGATCGGGCGTTCAAGAGATTGCTATTTTGGACGGGGGTTACACTGGCTACAAAGCTTCTGGGCAGCCGACGAAGGAGTTTCCTCGCTACAAACCTGGAAAGTTCGTTGTGCGTGATAATCCATCGATTCGGGTGTCACTGGCTGAAATCAGACAACTGATTGGTAAACCAGGTGTGGTGTTCATCGATCCAAGACCGGGAGACTTGTTCCGGGGTGAAAAGGATATCTGGGTGCGAAATGGACACATTCCGGGTGCCCGTAACATCCCTTGGCCCACTTTTACCGAAGCCGATAATCCCCAGGAAGCTCTGAAAAATCCTCACAAGCTCAAGCCTTTGGATGATATCAAAAAACTTCTAGCAGACAAAAGGATTAAGCCTTCTGATGACATTATTGTGACCTGTAGTACTGGGCGGGAAGCGACTCTGCAATATATTGTCCTGAAACACCTGTTAGGATACCCTAAAGTTCGGGTTTATGAGGGTTCCTGGACAGAGTACAGCACAACCGATTTACCTGTTGCGACTGGACCCGAAAAAGCGTAG
- a CDS encoding sulfate ABC transporter substrate-binding protein — translation MKFWQSALNQLGQTIHRVAIRFRLNSTKGFVSLFVVGAALSLAIAACSPSNNTASTSPGTAGSASPVADQKKDVELTLVGYAVPKAAHDAIIPKFAEQWKKEHGQNVTFKQSYGGSGSQTRAVIDGLEADVVHLAVGADVLKLVKAGFVNEDWNKRVPNNGTVAETVAAIIVREGNPKNIKNWPDLTRPDVKWVTPDPRTSGGARWNFLALWDYALKTGGDATKAQEFVTKAYTNVAVLAKDARESTDAFAKQGQGDALVNYENEVILAKSKGEKIDFVVPDINISIDTPGAVIDKNVDKHGTREVAEAFLKYLFTPEAQAEFAKVGFRPTGDAGKSKEFTEKYPPVKTLGSVEDFGGWGDAQKKFFEDGAVFDQVQAAIKR, via the coding sequence ATGAAATTCTGGCAATCTGCCCTGAACCAGTTGGGGCAAACCATTCACCGGGTTGCGATTAGGTTCAGGCTTAATTCAACGAAAGGTTTTGTATCGCTCTTTGTTGTGGGGGCGGCATTGAGTCTGGCGATCGCTGCCTGCTCCCCCAGCAACAACACCGCTTCAACCTCACCTGGGACAGCAGGGAGTGCCAGCCCAGTGGCAGATCAGAAAAAGGATGTTGAACTGACGTTAGTGGGTTACGCCGTCCCTAAAGCGGCTCACGATGCTATTATTCCCAAGTTTGCTGAACAGTGGAAGAAGGAGCACGGTCAGAACGTCACCTTTAAGCAAAGCTATGGTGGCTCTGGTTCCCAGACTCGTGCCGTTATTGATGGGTTAGAAGCGGATGTCGTCCACCTGGCAGTGGGAGCCGATGTCCTCAAGCTCGTTAAAGCTGGCTTTGTGAATGAGGACTGGAACAAACGTGTTCCTAACAATGGCACGGTTGCAGAAACGGTGGCTGCCATCATTGTGCGGGAAGGAAACCCCAAAAATATCAAGAACTGGCCAGATTTGACCCGCCCTGATGTGAAGTGGGTTACACCAGACCCCAGAACCTCCGGTGGCGCACGGTGGAACTTCCTGGCGCTGTGGGACTATGCACTGAAGACCGGCGGAGATGCCACTAAAGCCCAGGAATTCGTCACAAAGGCATATACCAATGTGGCTGTGCTGGCAAAAGATGCGCGGGAATCAACCGATGCCTTTGCTAAACAAGGACAGGGGGATGCCCTGGTTAACTATGAAAATGAAGTCATCCTGGCGAAGTCTAAGGGTGAAAAGATTGATTTCGTTGTCCCAGACATCAACATCTCGATCGACACCCCCGGTGCTGTTATCGATAAAAACGTCGATAAACACGGGACACGCGAAGTTGCCGAAGCATTCCTGAAGTATTTGTTTACTCCGGAGGCTCAAGCAGAGTTTGCCAAGGTTGGCTTTAGACCGACGGGCGATGCTGGCAAATCGAAGGAGTTTACTGAGAAGTATCCACCTGTAAAAACGCTGGGTTCAGTGGAAGACTTTGGCGGTTGGGGCGATGCTCAGAAGAAGTTCTTTGAAGATGGAGCCGTCTTTGACCAGGTTCAAGCTGCCATCAAACGATAA
- a CDS encoding NIL domain-containing protein has protein sequence MTEDHRLTHKRIRLRIPKHYHQEPVISRLVSQYHLTVNITAAILGKNANGDGWFDLELNGTNAHIQSALIYLNELDLELWNEQEADGW, from the coding sequence ATGACCGAAGATCATCGGCTGACTCATAAACGCATTCGTCTAAGGATTCCTAAGCACTATCATCAGGAACCCGTCATTTCCCGCCTGGTTTCCCAGTACCACCTGACAGTCAACATTACAGCTGCAATTCTAGGCAAAAATGCCAATGGTGATGGCTGGTTTGATCTGGAACTGAACGGCACTAATGCCCACATTCAAAGTGCATTGATTTATTTGAATGAACTCGATCTGGAACTCTGGAACGAGCAGGAAGCCGACGGCTGGTGA
- a CDS encoding YeeE/YedE family protein, which produces MILTLITFCIGAFWASLTRQAWAGLPATPPISLGETLGWPGAVLLQLVLFVILAVILRWWSRGDKSQKVGGLQEPGVRTQEPELIQNSPCPLPSALIQNSKLKTQNLQLSSLIPHPSSLLYGPWSLVFGAVVLAILNWLTLLLSGQPWRITWGFALWAAKLATMIGWDAMSSPFWGSSGGQQALSRGIFADISSVMNLGIVLGAILAVSLAGRLTLRIPPTLPVIIPALLGGLIMGYGAFLAYGCNVSAFFGGIASTSLHGWVWIAAALIGTVIGIRLRLLLKVPN; this is translated from the coding sequence ATGATATTGACCCTGATTACTTTCTGCATCGGTGCCTTCTGGGCAAGCCTGACCCGCCAGGCATGGGCAGGTTTGCCTGCTACCCCACCCATCTCCCTGGGCGAAACCCTGGGTTGGCCGGGAGCAGTTCTTTTGCAACTCGTTCTGTTTGTCATTCTGGCAGTTATCCTGCGGTGGTGGAGTCGGGGAGATAAAAGTCAGAAGGTAGGAGGATTGCAGGAGCCAGGAGTCAGAACTCAGGAGCCAGAATTAATTCAAAATTCTCCTTGCCCTCTGCCCTCTGCCCTCATTCAAAACTCAAAACTCAAAACTCAAAACTTACAACTTTCATCCCTCATCCCCCATCCCTCATCCCTCCTCTACGGTCCCTGGTCCCTGGTTTTTGGCGCAGTTGTCCTAGCAATTCTCAACTGGCTAACTTTGTTACTGTCCGGGCAACCCTGGCGGATCACCTGGGGATTTGCTCTGTGGGCAGCAAAACTCGCCACGATGATAGGCTGGGATGCAATGTCTAGCCCCTTTTGGGGCAGTAGTGGGGGGCAGCAAGCGCTTAGCCGGGGCATCTTTGCAGATATCAGTTCTGTAATGAATCTTGGTATTGTGTTGGGCGCAATCCTGGCGGTGTCATTGGCAGGTCGGTTAACGCTGAGAATACCGCCTACTCTGCCAGTCATCATCCCTGCGCTCCTGGGTGGGTTGATCATGGGGTATGGGGCGTTTCTTGCCTATGGTTGTAATGTCAGTGCTTTTTTTGGTGGCATTGCTTCTACCAGTTTGCATGGATGGGTTTGGATTGCGGCGGCGCTAATTGGAACGGTAATAGGAATTCGTCTGCGTCTTTTGTTGAAAGTACCGAATTAG